From a single Cytophagia bacterium CHB2 genomic region:
- a CDS encoding purine-nucleoside phosphorylase, which produces MTTLLQQIDEAVAVIRKHAKTKPEIGIILGTGLGALAKEIKTEATISYSDLPHFPLSTVESHAGRLIFGTLGNKQVVAMQGRFHFYEGYSMKQITFPVRVMKALGCHTLVVSNACGGMNPLFAPGDIMIMTDHINLLGDNPLIGPNEEALGPRFPDMSEPYTQALIALAEQVALEEKIRVQKGVYVALSGPNLETRAEYRFLRQIGADVVGMSTVPEVIAAVHGGMKVLGLSVVTDSCLPDALEPVDIAKIIKTAGEAEPKLTLIMKRVIERM; this is translated from the coding sequence ATGACTACCTTACTGCAGCAGATCGACGAAGCCGTTGCCGTTATTCGCAAGCACGCCAAAACCAAACCGGAAATCGGCATAATTTTAGGCACGGGCCTGGGCGCGTTGGCGAAAGAGATCAAAACCGAGGCGACCATCTCCTATTCTGATTTGCCCCATTTCCCGCTGTCAACAGTTGAAAGTCACGCGGGCCGTTTGATTTTTGGGACGCTGGGCAACAAGCAGGTGGTGGCGATGCAAGGCCGCTTTCATTTCTATGAAGGCTATTCCATGAAGCAGATCACCTTTCCGGTGCGCGTCATGAAAGCCCTGGGTTGCCATACACTCGTCGTTTCCAACGCCTGCGGCGGCATGAACCCGCTGTTTGCGCCCGGCGATATCATGATCATGACGGATCATATCAATTTGTTGGGCGACAATCCTCTGATCGGCCCGAATGAAGAGGCGCTTGGCCCGCGTTTCCCGGATATGTCTGAGCCATATACCCAAGCGTTGATTGCCCTGGCCGAACAAGTCGCCCTCGAAGAAAAAATTCGTGTGCAAAAAGGCGTGTACGTTGCGCTCTCCGGCCCGAACCTCGAGACGCGCGCGGAGTATCGTTTTTTGCGTCAGATCGGCGCGGATGTCGTGGGCATGAGCACGGTGCCGGAAGTCATCGCCGCGGTGCATGGCGGGATGAAGGTGCTGGGGCTATCCGTGGTGACAGATTCATGCTTGCCCGATGCCCTCGAGCCTGTTGACATTGCGAAGATCATTAAAACCGCCGGCGAAGCCGAGCCTAAGCTCACATTGATCATGAAACGCGTAATTGAACGGATGTAA